The sequence below is a genomic window from Homalodisca vitripennis isolate AUS2020 unplaced genomic scaffold, UT_GWSS_2.1 ScUCBcl_1901;HRSCAF=6101, whole genome shotgun sequence.
gaaGTCAAAGTActgtgttgtaaaaataaaaagagtatttttacCTCTGCCACCACCTCGGCCTCCTCTTTGACCCCCTCCCCTCCCCTTCATTTCTCCTCTTCCTCTAGATTTGAGTACAATGTCTTCCTTCACCATGTCAATCACCTCATCAGGGATCCGCAGGTACTTGATTGTGCTCCCTCTGATGTAACACTCTGGCATCTTCCAGAACTTGTCACCGTCCTAGGAACATAAATATTAACCTATTGAATAGACATTTTCAAGTGAATTGATAATTTGTCtacataaacagtttttaaacccTGCAAGTCACTTACACATGTATTATGTCACACAGTAAAATCTGTTCAATCTTTAGTCAATATTTGCATtctttgtaaagtaaaatgtaGGAAAGATTCTTCTATGTActtattaaaacttaaagtaCTACATCAGAAAGATTATGAGAAATGCAAGTCAGCTGAATCAGTA
It includes:
- the LOC124371746 gene encoding U6 snRNA-associated Sm-like protein LSm4, with translation MPECYIRGSTIKYLRIPDEVIDMVKEDIVLKSRGRGEMKGRGGGQRGGRGGGRGSFGGRGGRPGGPLGRGGTGRNPPNKNKGK